The proteins below come from a single Echinimonas agarilytica genomic window:
- a CDS encoding BrnA antitoxin family protein: MREQYDFSESVQNPYAKKLKKQITIRLDEDVIEYFKHLSEANGIPYQNLINLYLKDCTVNHKELKLEWTPKS; this comes from the coding sequence ATGCGTGAACAATATGACTTTTCAGAATCGGTGCAAAACCCGTATGCGAAGAAGCTTAAGAAGCAGATCACGATTCGCCTAGATGAAGATGTGATTGAATATTTTAAGCATCTGTCTGAGGCAAATGGGATTCCATACCAAAACCTGATCAACCTTTACTTAAAGGATTGCACCGTCAATCACAAAGAATTGAAGCTTGAATGGACTCCCAAGAGCTAA
- a CDS encoding BrnT family toxin yields MSAFNFEWDPDKAESNFRKHGISFEEAESVFFDEFARLISDPDSSVDEERFILMGLSSQWNTLVVCHCYRDLGNKIRIISARKAEKRERKQYEGFRHA; encoded by the coding sequence ATGAGTGCATTTAATTTTGAATGGGATCCTGACAAAGCAGAGTCAAACTTCAGGAAACACGGAATTAGCTTTGAAGAAGCTGAATCTGTTTTCTTTGATGAATTTGCCCGCTTGATCTCGGATCCAGATAGTTCTGTGGATGAAGAGCGTTTCATCCTTATGGGGCTGAGTTCGCAGTGGAACACGCTTGTTGTTTGCCATTGTTATCGTGATTTGGGTAATAAGATCCGAATCATCTCAGCTCGTAAAGCAGAGAAGCGTGAACGTAAGCAATATGAGGGGTTTCGACATGCGTGA